Sequence from the Sphaerodactylus townsendi isolate TG3544 unplaced genomic scaffold, MPM_Stown_v2.3 scaffold_29, whole genome shotgun sequence genome:
ACTTGGCCCTCCTGGTAGCCCACAACCTCCAACACGTTCTCAGCCACGGGGCAAGGATCGTGTCACTGTGCTGCTATCTGCCAACCTGACCGGCTCGCACAAGCTGAAGCCACTGGTGGTTGGAGGCTGGCGGCGGGACGCTCCGTGGCCTCGTTGCCACAACCGGGACAAACTCCCCGCTTGCTACCGCTACGGTGCCAAGGCCCGCCTTAGCCCTTCCCTCCTCCGTCTCTGGTTCTTCGAAGACTTTGCCCCGGCTGTGAAGAGTTTCTTGCACCGCAGCTGCCTCCAACAGAGAGCTGTGCTGTTGCTCAGCTGCCCGCTGACATCTTTTTGGGGCGACCCCGAGGATCTTCCCCAACTGCAGACCCCAGATGGAGCCATCCGAGCCCTCTTCCTTTCCAAGGCTGGAGGGAGCCACCTCTCTGCCCCGCTGGGGCAAGGCGTGGTGTCCACCTTTAAGGAGGTGTACAAACGGGAACTACTGCGGATGGCTGCGTCGTGCGCGGCGGGAGGAGGGAATTCAGAGCCCGATCAGCTTCTGGACTTCAGGCGCGCCTTTCTTCTCAAGGACATGCTGTGCCTGGTTGCTTTCTCTTGGGACCTCATCCCTGCGGGCACCATTGAGAGGTGCTGGCTCCTTGGCTTACGGGCTGCCTTTGAGCCCCGCCCTGGAGAGGAAGAGGTGCAAAGAGAGGCCCTGGGCAGCCCAAATGACTCAGTCTTGGGCATCCTAACTTATCTGGCTGCTCTTCTGGGCAGGCGCGTGGCTCCAGAGgaggtggcaggctggctccgtGCAGATGACATGTGCACAGCtctagggggaggggaggaggaggaggggtctcTGGGTTGTGAGGGTCAGGAGGAGGTGACAGGGGAAGGGGATCCGGAGGCTGAGGACGGAGACGAGCGTCCGGTGCCGACGTCTCAGGAGGCTATCCAAGGGCTGCAGACTGCCTTGCGTTGGCTGGAGGGCCAGGACTGCCGGCAAGCGGGGCCCCACAAGCTGGTGCAGCTTCGTTCCTTCGTCAGCATGGCTCAGCGCCTGCGCCAGCCACCTGTCCCAAGTCTCAGCAAGGGCCAAAGCAGGTGAGCTGGCCCTTCTGTCGCACCTGCGTGCCAAACCGTGGAAGAACATTGCCCCTCTGTGCAGCAGTCAAGGGCTGTGCCCAGAACCTGTAACTCAGGGATGTCaaacagctggcaggggctgatgggaattgtagtctgcgaacatctggagggtcaccaTTTGACACACCTCCCATGACTGCTGGCAGGAGCTTCTCTGCTTGCACCCAGTGACAAGAGCACCGTTGGTtaggtacagaggtgggatctagcaggttctcacaggttcccgagagtaggttactaattatttgtgtgtgttgagagggggttactaactggtgattttgccatgtgatttttgccttagttacgcccctcctctactcctcagcagtagcatacagaacttgaagcagtctagcaggaggtgcaccggcgtgcgtggcagcctgcgcctgcatgcattcatttcccgcccaaggaccggcgcagcggctgcgtccttgccacagccccgcccccatcatgcccagccacaccccgtcatgccccgcctagccccattggcgctacgccactgtttgaatcccaccaccatggcaacctgttactaaaatttttggatcccaccactggttatgtacTTCTAGATCCAACTGTAGAGGCGAAATGAACTTCACTCTAGCAAGAACCAGAGCTTGAGGGCTATTTGTCATGTTGTCATTCTTCATTGCTTTGGAGAGGTTGTGCTAAATAgctgcccgcccacccccaaaggtcaTCCAAACTCACCCAGAGTTGGGTTAAGGGCTCCCACAGGTAGAAAAGATGGCCTCTTTCAAAGGGCACTTTGCCCAGAGCTCTGTTGTTTTCTTGTCACACTAGtaatatttttacttattttgatAAAGCTGGAATctctcagttctggtcgccacatctcaaaaaggatatcgaagagatagaaaaagtgcagagaagggcaacgaggacgattgagggactggagcaccttccttatgaggagaggctgcagcgtttgggactctttagtttggagaggaggcggctgaggggggagatgattgaagtctataaaattatgcatggggtagaaaatgtggacagagagaaatttttctctctttctcacaatactagaaccagggggcattcattgaaaatgctggggggaagaattgggactaataaaaggaaacacttcttcacgcaatgtgggattggtgtttggaatatgctgccataggaggtggtgatggccactaacctggatagcttttaaaagggcttggacagattgatggaggagaagtcggtctatggctaccaatcttgatcctctttgatctgaggttgcaaatgccttagcagaccaggtgcttgggagcagcagcagcagaaggcccttgctttca
This genomic interval carries:
- the TIGD5 gene encoding tigger transposable element-derived protein 5 is translated as MAGGQGALLPPEENSLEGEPALPAELLTPVVPDEPLEESPAPRPLGQHRSAGVDGVSSGISASSPLPTSKMAFRRAYSIKDKLQAIERVKKGERQASVCRDFGVPGGTLRGWLKDERKLRWFLAQLGGEVGTHRKKMRLANEEEIDRAVYAWFLTLRQHGVPLSGPVIQAQAEALAQQIYGPECTFKASHGWFWRWQKRHGICSQRIYGEAGSGVGGVDDSPVLKARAPSGLSAFPDPLLSLPPTPHTTPSDGGGYTDEQIYNTSVTGLYWNLLPDCVQTLGPPGSPQPPTRSQPRGKDRVTVLLSANLTGSHKLKPLVVGGWRRDAPWPRCHNRDKLPACYRYGAKARLSPSLLRLWFFEDFAPAVKSFLHRSCLQQRAVLLLSCPLTSFWGDPEDLPQLQTPDGAIRALFLSKAGGSHLSAPLGQGVVSTFKEVYKRELLRMAASCAAGGGNSEPDQLLDFRRAFLLKDMLCLVAFSWDLIPAGTIERCWLLGLRAAFEPRPGEEEVQREALGSPNDSVLGILTYLAALLGRRVAPEEVAGWLRADDMCTALGGGEEEEGSLGCEGQEEVTGEGDPEAEDGDERPVPTSQEAIQGLQTALRWLEGQDCRQAGPHKLVQLRSFVSMAQRLRQPPVPSLSKGQSR